DNA from Luteolibacter yonseiensis:
GGTTCCATTCGGCTCCGATGGCGATTTCCGCCTTTCCGTCCCCATCCGTGTCGCGCGCGGCAATGCAGACGTTGTCCTTCGCCGTGAGTTTTCCGGTGATGCGGGATTTCTTCCAATCCGGATTTCTATACCACACGGTCTCAGCACTATCCGCCAGGACGATGTCCGGCTTTCCGTCTCCATCCACGTCGGATATGGCGATGCCGTAGCCGATCTGGAGCTCCGCATCGATGGTCACGGCGCGGAACTTCGCCTCCGGAAGTGCGGTGGCGGGCAGGCCGAGGAGCAGGAACAGGGTCGGGGTTTTCATGGGGAAATCATACGTCGGGGCGTGATGGAACCATCCAATGAAATTTTTTTGCAGGAAAATGACGATTGGTCCGGTATCCGTGGGCATGACGATTTTGAAAACACTCTGCGGTGTGGCGGCCGCCCTCGTGCTTCCGGTCCTCGGGCAGGAAATCCCCAAGGTGCTCGCGATCGGTTCGGACCTGCCTGCCTTCTCGCTGCCGGGCATCGACGGAAAAACCTACAGCCAGGAAAATTTCAAGGACGCCAAGGCGCTTTGCGTCATTTTCACCTGCAACCATTGCCCGGATTCGGTCGCGGCGGCAGGCCGCACCGAGCAGATTTACCAGGACTACAAGGGCAAGGGCGTGGCCTTGGTCGCGGTGAACGGAAACAATCCCGGCAGCCTCACGCCGGACGAACTCGGTTATTCTCCCTACAATGACTCCTTCGCTGAAATGACGCCGTTCGCGAAGGACTACGGTTGGACGTTCCCTTATCTCTATGATGGTGAGAAACAGGAATTCGTCACCGCCTGCGGAGGCCAATCCACGCCGCACGTGTTCCTGTTCGATTCCGCGCGCAAGCTGCGCTATACCGGCCGCATGGACGATGCCGGTCGTAATTCGGGTAAGGTGGACAAGAGCTACCTCCGCGACGCGCTCGACGCCGTGCTGGCCGACACCGAGGTGAAGGAAAAAACCACGCGCTCCTTCGGCTGCTCCACCAAGTGGCTTTTCAAGAAATCCAACGTCGCCGCCGATCAGGAGTCATGGGAAAAGCGCGAGGTCACTGTCGCCGATCTGGATGAGGCCACTTCCAAGAAACTCCGTGAGAACGGTTCCAAGAACCTGCGCATCATCAATTTCTGGTCCACCACCTGCGGTCCGTGCGTGAAGGAGTTTCCTGATCTCGTGGAGACCGGCCGCCGCTTCCAAGGCCGTCCGGTGGAATTCATCTCCATTAGTGTCGATCCGGTCGCGGCCCGCCCCGCGGTTTCCAAATTCCTTACCTCGCGCCATGCCGCCAGCCCGGACCCCACCGCGAAGTCGATGGCGGAAAGCGGTCTTCCGTCCAACAACTACCACTGGACCGGTGGAAATCCGGACTCCATGGCCACCGCCATCGACTCCGAGTGGTCCGGCGCTCTTCCCCACACGGTGCTCGTCGCCCCCGGTGGCAAGATCGTATGGCGTCACACCGGAGAGCTGGATATCACCGAGTTGCGCAAGCAGATCCTGAAAGGAATCGAGTAAGATCCGGCCGCCCGCCAGAATGACGGTCTGCCTCCCGTCTCTTGTCTGGACAGGCGGGATGACCGGCTCCAGAGTGGCGGGACTTCATGCGTATTTCGGACCGCTACATTGGGAAACAGGTGCTGCTGGGCACTCTGTACGCGGTGTTGGTGCTCGGCATGGTCCTGGTACTGGGAAACCTCTTCAAGCAGATCCAGCCGCTGCTGGTGGACATGAAGGCACCGCTGGAACTGGTGATCCGCATTGTCATCAACGTGTTGCCGCTTTCGCTGATGTACACCATCCCGTGGGGATTCCTGTCAGCGGTGCTGATGGTGTTCGGACGGCTTTCGTCGAATCAGGAAATCACGAGTTTCCGGGTGGCTGGTCTCAGTCTGGTGCGTCTGGCGATGCCGGTGTTTGTCATCGGCGCGGCGCTTTCGGCCTTGAGCTTGTGGCTGAATGTGTCGGTGGTGCCGCATTCCCGGGCGACGATGTTCCAACTGATTTATGATCAGGCATCTCGTGATCCAAAATCCCTGCTGAAGCCAGGAGTGGTGAATGGCGAGAATTTCAATCAAGACAGTGGTTCGGTGCCGAAACTGCTCATCGAGGGTCGCACGGGGGACTGGGTGGAGGGGTTCCACCTCTACCTTTCGCCGAAAGCCGACTCCGAAAATCGTGATACGACCTACGTGCATGCCACGCGTGCCGCGATTTCGGTGGACAAGACCAAGCGGCAGCTCGTGCTGAAGCTGGAGGACGCTTATGCGGAATCCCGGAATGAGAAAGGAGAGGTGACCATGTTCCTCGCTTCGGTGGCGGAGCCTGTGGTGTTCGATCTGAGGGATCCGAAAAAGCCGAAGGCGAACTCGATGTCGAACGAACAGATCCGCCGCGAAATCGAGACCAATCCATTGCTGCCGGAGAATCAACGGCTGAAATTGCATACCGAAATCGTGACCCGTTATTCGTTTTCGATGGCGTGTTTCGCCTTTGCCTTCGTGGCCGTACCCCTCGGCCTGCAGTCACGGCGGCGGGATTCCTCGATGGGACTGGTGTACAGCCTGTTGATCGGTGCGGGTTATTTCCTGCTGACCATGCTCGCGGACCAGTTCAAGTCGGATTCCGGTGCCACGATGATGCTTTGGGCGCCGAATGCGGCGTGTGTCCTGATAGGTTTATTTCTTTTCCGTCGCGCGCGCTTCAAGTAGTGTAGCAGTGCTCGATGAAAATTTCCCGCACCCTTGCCCACCTGATCCGCGATGTGCGGGATTTTTTCGCGGCGGAACGGGTGGTGTTCGCTCCGTTTCTCCGGGATCTGCGGCATTATGATGTGGTGAAATTCCGTGCCGACGCCTGGGCAGGGGCGAATGTCACGGTTCTGGCCATCGCACAGGGCATCGCATTCGCGGCCATCGCCGGGTTGCCGGTGGTCTATGGAATCATCAGCACCGCCGTGGCCGCGTTCGTCGCGCCGCTTTTCGCGGGTTCGCGGCATACCATTCTCGGACCGACGAATGCCACGGCGTTCATGCTGTTCAGCTTTTTTTCGGTGAACCCGGGTTTGACCGGCAGGCTGGGGGAGCTGATCCCGTTGCTGGTCATGATGGTGGGCATCATGGCGGCGGTGGGTGCGGTTTTCCGCGTGGCGGACCTGCTGCAGTATATCTCGCGCAGCGTGCTGGTGGGTTACATATCCGGTGCGGCGGTATTGATTGTCGCAAACCAGCTGAAGCCGTTTCTCGGACTTTCCGGAGTGGTGGATGAAGAGACTTCCTCGACCTTCATCGGGCTGTTGTTCGGTTTGCTGCGCGCCCTGCCGCAGACACACTGGGTTTCGCTGCTCATCGGCGGGGGGACGCTGCTGGTGTTCGTCGCGATGCGGAAATGGCGTCCGGCCTGGCCCGCGTTCGCGCTCTCGCTCCTGGTCTCATCCGTCATCTTCGGCAGCCTGATCCGCTCGGGACACCCGGCCTTCAAGGGGGAGGCGACTTTTGCGACGTTTGGATTCCCGGATCTCATGTTGAAAATGCCGCACCTCGTCAGGGCGGACATCTTCACGGACATCTCGGCCCTGCTCAGCATCGCGTTCGCGCTGGCCTTCCTCGCATCGTTGGAGAACACCCTGATGGCGAAGACCCTCGCTTCGAAAACCGGAGACCGTCCGGATGTGAACCAGGACATGCTTGCCGTGGGCATGGCGAACCTGGCGACCGCGGTTGCCGGGGGAATGCCCGCATCCGGCTCGCTCACCCGCTCGATGCTCAATCACGAATCCGGGGCAAGGACCCGTTTCGCATCGCTCATTTCCGGGATCTACACCATGGCTTTCGCGGCATTGATCGCGGCGTCCGTGGGCTGGGGAGTGCCGTTGATCGACTACGTGCCGAAGGCGGCGCTGGCTGCCCTCGTCATCGCGCTTTCGTTTTCCCTTTTCAACCTCAGGCACATCCGCATCTGCCTGCGCTCGACTACGGACGACGCGGTGGTGCTGGTCACCACGTTCGTCGCCACGCTGCTCGCTCCGCTGCACGTGGCGATTTTCATCGGCGTGGCCATTTCCATCACGTTGTTCCTGCGCAAGGCGAGCCGGCCGTTCCTGATCGAGTATGAGTTCAGCGAGGCTGGGGAACTTCGTGAAATGGGGGAAAAACGGCAGCGGCCCATCCCGGCGATTTCCATCGTTCACGTGGAGGGGGACCTGTTTTTCGGAGCTGCCGAACTTTTCCGCACCCAGATCCAGCGCACCGTGTCGGACCCGGCGATCCAGGTGATCATCCTGCGTTTGAAAAATGCCCGGCATCTCGACGCCACCAGCGTCATGGCGCTGGAGGATCTGATACTCTACATGCGGAAGGAAGGCCTGCATCTCATTGTTTCCGGCGCGACGCGCGAGGTTTACCGGGTTCTGAAAAAGTCCGGAATCCTGGTGACGCTCCAGGCGGGTTGCGACCGCAGGGCGGGGGAAAGCAATATTTTCCTCACGAACCCCCGCAACCCGAACCTCTCCACCCGCGCCGCTCTCAAGCGGGCGCAGCAGTTGCTCGGAACCGACAAGGCGGACATCCGCATCTTTTACGACCCTAACAAACACGCCGCCGCCACATGAAACGCTACATCATCCCCTCCGTCATCGCCGTGGTCTTCATCGCCTTCGGGGTCTGGTGGTTCTCACCGGCACAGGTGGTGAAACGGCGCTGCAATTCGCTGCTCTCCGCGCTGACCATGGATGCCGGGAGTGGCAACGTCTCCCGCCAGGCGGGCGCCTTCTCGCTCAACGCCCTGCTGTCGGAAGAGGTGAAGCTCGAAACCCCGACCATCAGCGAGGCGAACGGCACCTTCGAGCGGGCCGAACTAGAGTCCGCCCACTCGTGGCTGAGCGGCGCTGCGAAAGAAACCCGCTTCGAGCTTCAGGACTTCCGGTCCGTCACGGTGAACGGAGACCGTGCGACAGTTGAACTCACCCTCACCGGTCTGGTCGTGCTGCCCACCTACCGACCGGTGGATGGCACCTATGATGTCACTTTCCAATGGGCGAATCAAAAAGATGGCTGGCGCCTGACGAGTGCCACGTGGACAGAGATCCTCAAGCAGTGAAAGTCCCATGAGTCGTGGCAATCTGCACGACACCACGTTGTTTTTTACAACCTGTCCGCCTGCCGGGGCCGGGCATCATTCTCATCCGAGGAACACGAATTCTTCGGCGAGGCGGTTCAAGGACCTGCGCACGGTGGGCATGGCTTCGGAAAGAGTTCCCAGCACACGGCGCGAGGATTGACCGGGTGCCATGCGGTTGTGCGCCGCTTCCCGAAACGAACTTTGAGCGAATTCCTCGTAGAACTCGAGTTCCGG
Protein-coding regions in this window:
- a CDS encoding redoxin family protein, translating into MTILKTLCGVAAALVLPVLGQEIPKVLAIGSDLPAFSLPGIDGKTYSQENFKDAKALCVIFTCNHCPDSVAAAGRTEQIYQDYKGKGVALVAVNGNNPGSLTPDELGYSPYNDSFAEMTPFAKDYGWTFPYLYDGEKQEFVTACGGQSTPHVFLFDSARKLRYTGRMDDAGRNSGKVDKSYLRDALDAVLADTEVKEKTTRSFGCSTKWLFKKSNVAADQESWEKREVTVADLDEATSKKLRENGSKNLRIINFWSTTCGPCVKEFPDLVETGRRFQGRPVEFISISVDPVAARPAVSKFLTSRHAASPDPTAKSMAESGLPSNNYHWTGGNPDSMATAIDSEWSGALPHTVLVAPGGKIVWRHTGELDITELRKQILKGIE
- a CDS encoding LptF/LptG family permease, with translation MRISDRYIGKQVLLGTLYAVLVLGMVLVLGNLFKQIQPLLVDMKAPLELVIRIVINVLPLSLMYTIPWGFLSAVLMVFGRLSSNQEITSFRVAGLSLVRLAMPVFVIGAALSALSLWLNVSVVPHSRATMFQLIYDQASRDPKSLLKPGVVNGENFNQDSGSVPKLLIEGRTGDWVEGFHLYLSPKADSENRDTTYVHATRAAISVDKTKRQLVLKLEDAYAESRNEKGEVTMFLASVAEPVVFDLRDPKKPKANSMSNEQIRREIETNPLLPENQRLKLHTEIVTRYSFSMACFAFAFVAVPLGLQSRRRDSSMGLVYSLLIGAGYFLLTMLADQFKSDSGATMMLWAPNAACVLIGLFLFRRARFK
- a CDS encoding SulP family inorganic anion transporter; protein product: MKISRTLAHLIRDVRDFFAAERVVFAPFLRDLRHYDVVKFRADAWAGANVTVLAIAQGIAFAAIAGLPVVYGIISTAVAAFVAPLFAGSRHTILGPTNATAFMLFSFFSVNPGLTGRLGELIPLLVMMVGIMAAVGAVFRVADLLQYISRSVLVGYISGAAVLIVANQLKPFLGLSGVVDEETSSTFIGLLFGLLRALPQTHWVSLLIGGGTLLVFVAMRKWRPAWPAFALSLLVSSVIFGSLIRSGHPAFKGEATFATFGFPDLMLKMPHLVRADIFTDISALLSIAFALAFLASLENTLMAKTLASKTGDRPDVNQDMLAVGMANLATAVAGGMPASGSLTRSMLNHESGARTRFASLISGIYTMAFAALIAASVGWGVPLIDYVPKAALAALVIALSFSLFNLRHIRICLRSTTDDAVVLVTTFVATLLAPLHVAIFIGVAISITLFLRKASRPFLIEYEFSEAGELREMGEKRQRPIPAISIVHVEGDLFFGAAELFRTQIQRTVSDPAIQVIILRLKNARHLDATSVMALEDLILYMRKEGLHLIVSGATREVYRVLKKSGILVTLQAGCDRRAGESNIFLTNPRNPNLSTRAALKRAQQLLGTDKADIRIFYDPNKHAAAT